The window GCCGTTATCCTGGATTTAGCTGGAAAGGTACGCGCCTCAGGCACATACTGCACTTTTTATGACTATGCTTTTTATGCGTGTAATCTAATTAGGGACATTAAAATTTAGTTGAAGGTCTATCGCATAAGAGGTTATCATTGGCATCCAAATACATTTAAAATTGTTACAGAAAAATGACCAGCAAAAAGGACAATCTTAAATTAAATTTCTCAAAAGGTGTAACAAAGCAACCATTTTCATACCACCTGAAAACATTTTTTATGAAAACTTTGGTGTTTCAGTTTGCATGTTGTACTTGGCTTCTGTTTAATAGATAAGATATCCCCCTGACATCAATGGTACTGCCTTTTGGTTTGAAATCGACCTGTGATTATGGCAACTTTCACTCTTATTTTGTATCAATTATGTTGAAAATCACACCTTGTGATGCACATAAGTTTGGTTTTGGAGTGGATATGTTATTTCCTCAGTTGTCAGTTGTACCATATTTGGCCAGTGACTTGATTCAACATTTGCTGAATCTTTCTACATATTGCAGCTGCCAGAGGAAGCTATAATATCTGAGATTCTGGAAGCTCCCAGTGTGCAAGATTGGTTCAACAGAGCTGCTGATGCTGGAGATCCGGATGCACTCTATCTGGCTTTGAAGTTGCAAGAGAAAACAAATGCCCAGGAGATATTTGGGAAGCTTCTGCCATATCCATTCAGTCCAGAGGGTTTTTTTGCAGAAGAACATCTTCTTTCAATTGCTGCTTGTTTCAAGGTAATTTGTTTTAGTAATTAATGGTTCAGGAGTAACATTGCCAAAATCTAACATAGCATAGCTCAATATAACCAAGATGTATTTGATAAATATAATTCATTTTGTTATATCAAATTTCTATATGCTCTATGCCATTCCTTTCCTTATCTTTTGATTGGTCTTCTATAAATCTTTCAGGAATCCACATTTTGTCTTCCACGCATTCATAGTTTGTGGCTTGTTATCACGGACATGCTTGTTCGAGAGGCAGCTTCACAGAGTGATATTGCCACAAGCTCAAGCAAGAAGCACAAAAAGAATAAGAAAGGCAGCTCCTCTGAGGATACAAAAAAGAATCTACATACTTTCTGTGAGGTTATAATTGAAGGAACATTGCTGCTATCATCTCATGATAGGAAGCATTTGGCATTTAATATTCTTCTTAATCTCCTTCCAAGGCTATCCCCATCTTCGATTCAAGTAATTCTGTCCAGCAAGGTTGTTCATGGTTTGATGGATGTTCTGTCAAATGAATCGTCATGGTTGCACAATGCCGGCCAACATTTTCTGAAGGAGTTAGTAAGTTTAGTGAGTGATGATAATGATCGACGTGTTGCTGTTATTACTAACTTGCAGAAGTATACTGGTGGAAGATTTGACTGCATGACAAAAACGAGAACTGTTAAAGATTTGGTTGCCAAGTTCCGAAGTGGTCAAGATTGTTTGTGTCTTGTGCAGAGTTTGATGTCACTCTTTGTAGATGAAAGCTCTGTTACAGACGAACCATCTGATCAAAGTCAGACAACTGATGAGAATTCGGAAGTTGGTTCAATGGAAGATAAGGACCTTTTTGGCCAAGGGAGTGCTGACCTTTTGAAAAGTTGGATAGTGACTACAATTCCTTGTGTTTTAAAAAATCTGAAGCTGACATCTAAAGGGAATTCACTGACAGATTCTGAAATGGTTAAGTGCATTGAAGAAAAATTTCTAGTGCAGACTGAGGTATTGAAATTCCTTGCAGTTCAAGGTCTTTTTTCAGCGTCTTTGGGATATGAGGTGACATCATTTGAGCTGCACGAGAAGTTCAAATGGCCAAAGCCAGCTATATCAACATCAATACGCAATGAATGCATTGAACAACTTCAATTCTTAATAGAAGATGCACAAAAGGATGAAGCTTTACACGTTAGTGAGGTTAAGTCTAATGACCTGGGCTTCTACTTCATGCGCTTCATTAACACCCTTTGCAACATTCCCTCAGTTTCACTCTTCCGGACCTTGAGCAGCAACGACGACAATGCATTCAAGAAGTTACTGGATGTAGAATCTCTGCTTTTCTATGAGGTTTGTAACTTTGCTATTATTCAACCTAACATATTATAGTTAACTCATTCTGTGGTGtaacattttaaaattttaatttgacCTACAAGGATGGCCTCACTGTTCCTGTTTCCGGTATTGAAACTATCCCTGACTGTATTTATCTGGTTTTAAATTGATGACTTTTGAACACCCTAGGAATCATAAAACGGTGTCAgtgtttattttaaaaataaatcagaGGTCCCAACAACTGAGAGTGTGCACTAAGGACTTTCCTTAAAAATCTAGTCTCTTGAATATGGATCGCCTCTTTTGATGCAGTACGGCTTACTTGTGGCAATGGTGATTTCTTTTGGCCGTTCTAGATTTAATCTTGTTGGAATAAGGAGTTCAAAAGTATAGAAGCAGGGATTTAGTTTGAATAATGGTTCTGTTCATTTTCCTGGATATTTCAtatagttcctttttttttcccatcatcTAATGTCTGTGGTTCCCTTGTGAATAGGAAAGAAAAGTTGGCCCTGGCTTGGATTCGACTAAAATGCATGCGATGCGTTATCTCCTTATTCAGTTGCTCCTCCAAGTTCTTCTCCATCCAGATGAGTACTGGGAGGCAGCAATTGATGTGACTATATGCTGCAAGAAATCGTTCCCTTCCATCGTTCAGAATGACAAATCCAGTGGACAGCCATCTAATGAGGGTGCGGAGGTGTTTAATGAGGATGGGCCAGGCAAATCTAACAAGGATGGGCCGGAAGAGCATAATGATGATGCGTCAGAGGATTCTAATGAGGACGGGCCACTAGAGTTTATGGATGTACTTGTCCAGACTTTTCTTTCTGTTTTGCCCCATGTGTCTGGCCCTGTATGTTTCTCCATCGAACAGGCAAGTAACACTGTACATGTACCTCTAGTAATAGGAGGTTTTCCATTTTTGAAGAATCGTATGTTGATGATAATAGGAAATAAATTAGGGGCATGCAGTTTTAAATTATCTAGTATACACTCCTTTCTAAACAGCCATTTTCAATTGTACTAGCAGAAATTTAATCCTAGTAAATAGCCATTTTCTATCATACTAGTCGAAATAACAAACATAGTAAAATCACCAGTACATATAGATTGTGCTGCCCTCATTTTCCTTTCTTGTTTCTGTTTAATGGCGGTTATTTGTTGCTTTTCTTGCTAAACATTTGACTTGGCTGCGCTAACTTGGTCTTTTATTTGAATCAACAGGTCTTCCGTGTGGTCTGTGATGAAATTACAGAAACAGGGCTTCTTGACATGTTGAGAGTTGTGAAGATAGATTTGAAAGGTTCTCGTCGCCAGTCAGGtagtgatgatgatgaagatgatgcatGTGTTGAcattgaagatgatgatgaaacCATTGTGGAGGACGCGGAGGTTGGGGACACTGATTCTACTGCAGACGGACTGGATGAGGAAATGGATGATGATTCAGCTGATGAAGTAGATGAAGGTCAAGATGATTTGAAAGAATCAGTTGCCCATGAGTCAAAGGATGGAGATGGTGCAGAAGTTACCAAAGATGGGGATGACTCAGATGATTCAGATGGTATGGATGATGATGCTATGTTCCGCATTGATCCTTACATTGCGAGGATTTTCAAGGAGCGCAACCTTCCTGGCAGTGAAACTAAGCAATCTCAACTTATGCGGTTCAAGCTCCGTGTCCTTACATTACTTGAGATATATCTTCAGAGGAATACAGGTACATTTCAAATATTCCTTCATATTTTCATTCATTTTAAGTTGTATACATGCATATAATAGTCAAAGGATACTCTAAAAATTGATCATTGCCGAAAATCTGCCTCCAAAATCACATCAGGGAATTAATTGTTACTGCAAGGTTTTTTATTAGGAAATGGTCCAGCTTTCATTCAGTTTTAACTGTAGTATTTACATTTGTTATATGTTGTGTAACCTTCTATGCCCTAAACTCCACAGGAAATAATCTGGTGCTGGAGGTCTATTCTTTCTTAATGCAAGCTTTTGTGAAGTCACATAGTGCTGATGGCAGTGAGCAATTCAAGCAACGTATAGGTGGTATATTGCAGAAAAGGATATTCAAAGCCAAGGATTATCCTAAGGGTGATGGTGTAGAGATTAGTACTCTTGAAAGTTTGCTGGAGAAAGCTCTAAAATTGGCATCGCGGTCACGATACACCACGGTTGCTTCTGTAGCCCAAAATGCTGCATTTTGGCTTCTGAAGATCATCAATTCAAAGAGTCATTCGAAACAGGAGCTTGCGAGTGTTGTCGAAAAGTTCCAATATATATTGACCGACTACTTCAACAACAAGAAATCGCGGTTGAAGCTTGGGTTTGTGAAGGAGGCTGTCCGGAGGAATCCTTGGGTAGGAGAGGAGCTCTTTGGATTTGTTCTGCAGAAGATTGGATGCACAAAAGCTGAATATCGAAGAGTTCAAACGCTAGAATTGGTAGACTGCATACTCAAATCTTGGGCTGGTGATGATTCGAGTGCATCGAAGGTGTTGAAGAAGCACCTTTCTCAGTTGTGCGAGCTGATACAAGAAGTTCTTACAAAGATCCCAGAAAACAAGTCACGTCGTCAAGAAGTCCGGAGATTTTGCACCCGAGTATTGCAGACAGTGACAAAGCTTAACCTCAAAGACCGGTTTCAGAAGAAATTGAATCCTGAAACGCTCTCCCTTTGTGAGGCACAGCTAGGAGCTGCTTTTGTTCGCTTTCAAAAATGACATTACATTTATGAGGAGACTGTATTTGTTCCCTTTCGAAAATGATAGTCACTAGAAATATTTTGAGCTGAGCTAAGTTTTGTTCCTCATTTCAGCTACATGAGTAGATTCTATCAAATTAAGCTGTATCGGTTTTTGTGACAGTATCTGAAAGGAAAAGATATTCACTGTTATGTTAGCAATACTAATTGGTATAGACGCGCGCAGCACAGCTGCCATGCAATTTGCTCATGAATTCTTTGCCTGCAGAGTTTGTTTGATGATTCTGTCACGAATTGTCTCACTTGAACCATGCAAATATTTGCTGTACGCCTGTACATGGATACCTTGTGTAGTAGGTTCACGACCCTGTATTCGGACACATGCTATTTCCGGTTTTTATGTTTCTAATAGATGATGCACTCAAATTTtgaacatatatttatatttaagagtaaatttcataaaacaatAGGTATTTTAcacaatttatcacaaaactacatatttatgagcttgtttcacaaaactatagatattttgtacaatctatcataaaactatagatttaagaacttctttcacaaaactatatatttagtgTATTCGTTCATCATAGAACTACACATTTAGTATCTTCATTTATCATAAGATTATAGATTCAGTGTCtctattatcacaaaactatagggtTTAACAATACTAAAacttagttttgtgataatgaagacactaaacctgcagttttgtgataaatgaagatattaaacatgtagttttgtgaaagtcttcattatcacaaaactataggtgacggagcgtggggctcctcaccgggagaccgcgcaggcccccctttgccggttcggccgggggcgctaagtgaggttcttcgccctcgatctgatgaacgtcagcgagagaggaagtgcacaagacacgggcgacgtagacaggttcgggccgctgagaagcgtaacaccctactcctgtgttctggtggatctgtgtgtgaaggaatacagagagccggagagcgagagagagttcaggctctagcacccattcgccagagtcccaactcctcttcctctttttttcctctttctccccctttttccttcctcctaggcctgggcctcctttttatctggtcaggggtcaccacatgggcctccagctgcctaagaaaggaaacatgctttttacaatgagggctagtctacagccggaagtgacctctgacaagcagagcccacgcctcctgccccgctcgccagcttttccggtggacgcccatttcaaccttcattcaatggccagcgacttccttgccatgctTGCGCTGAAGCTTGGAATGGAtttgaccgggactgacataccaactccaggagttagcacgccggctccggctagggacgagagccaggaagctctcatcattccgacgggacggggcgaggcgtgtgacaggccgcctgttgccacctaacccgcgatctgaccggtctgtgaccggtcacacaccgcgaccggtcacggaccggataagcgtgcgctgcgccgcattaaatgcggcgtggcgcgctcgtccaacccgctataaatgcggttaggtgagccccgctgtgctcatctaacccacacacgtggcgccaaaaccacaggaggtcggggcgccccagccctcggggccgaaacgggggcgccccagccctcggggagacagagggaggggtggccacgtcaccctcgggcccgacccccccgagggggtcaggccacgtgggtgaccgcggctacccaagcctctagtcatgatacccccggccccatgtcaccgacagtagcccccggcgttacgccagggcgatcgcccccctcgagggaagcgctcgggcgtgacgccactccttaggcccggtgaTAGGTGGGGCAGGTCCCTACAGGCGGGCAGAaaacccagcggtcgcaaatcgcgcgcatcggcaagggaaaaccgaccgacaataatgagcggcctctttaagaccgctacattactcgagcagcgcgcgaatcgggacgagccggttcgtttcgcctggagacatgatgatggcgcttTTCGCGGTTGGCGAGCGTAGTTAATGCGCGCACGATCTGTCCCATCTCAACCGCCACAGCCGCACatctgccgcgtgcgccgcaaacgggcgagtggggttagtggaggcgtgggcgcgagaaacgagggggcgaggtagtgggcgcgggaagcgaggagccgggcatagcgttggcaagggtgtaaagacgccgaggaagggattcgttt of the Oryza sativa Japonica Group chromosome 2, ASM3414082v1 genome contains:
- the LOC4328227 gene encoding rDNA transcriptional regulator pol5: MAGKKRPPTALSEPEAAAAAEEEEAAAKTAPAAEAPAKKKKLAMERKKQRKEIDKERHRQSAESDAAAAKPKQPAEVAPEAAAAAAAAPVAPPPVIPVVSGPGLHMNVFRDLASPEASQREAAAEALVAELRQVQVAHEKGGRKEGESEAEGGDGSSRMEAEKDDGLENCAPSVRYAIRRLIRGISSSREFARQGFALGLAVVLESIHAISVEAIMKLIPNLLEYSASMRGPEAKDNLLGRLFGYGSIVRSGRVSGQWAHEEGSPIVKDFVDEVIKLGSKKRYLTEPAVAVILDLAGKLPEEAIISEILEAPSVQDWFNRAADAGDPDALYLALKLQEKTNAQEIFGKLLPYPFSPEGFFAEEHLLSIAACFKESTFCLPRIHSLWLVITDMLVREAASQSDIATSSSKKHKKNKKGSSSEDTKKNLHTFCEVIIEGTLLLSSHDRKHLAFNILLNLLPRLSPSSIQVILSSKVVHGLMDVLSNESSWLHNAGQHFLKELVSLVSDDNDRRVAVITNLQKYTGGRFDCMTKTRTVKDLVAKFRSGQDCLCLVQSLMSLFVDESSVTDEPSDQSQTTDENSEVGSMEDKDLFGQGSADLLKSWIVTTIPCVLKNLKLTSKGNSLTDSEMVKCIEEKFLVQTEVLKFLAVQGLFSASLGYEVTSFELHEKFKWPKPAISTSIRNECIEQLQFLIEDAQKDEALHVSEVKSNDLGFYFMRFINTLCNIPSVSLFRTLSSNDDNAFKKLLDVESLLFYEERKVGPGLDSTKMHAMRYLLIQLLLQVLLHPDEYWEAAIDVTICCKKSFPSIVQNDKSSGQPSNEGAEVFNEDGPGKSNKDGPEEHNDDASEDSNEDGPLEFMDVLVQTFLSVLPHVSGPVCFSIEQVFRVVCDEITETGLLDMLRVVKIDLKGSRRQSGSDDDEDDACVDIEDDDETIVEDAEVGDTDSTADGLDEEMDDDSADEVDEGQDDLKESVAHESKDGDGAEVTKDGDDSDDSDGMDDDAMFRIDPYIARIFKERNLPGSETKQSQLMRFKLRVLTLLEIYLQRNTGNNLVLEVYSFLMQAFVKSHSADGSEQFKQRIGGILQKRIFKAKDYPKGDGVEISTLESLLEKALKLASRSRYTTVASVAQNAAFWLLKIINSKSHSKQELASVVEKFQYILTDYFNNKKSRLKLGFVKEAVRRNPWVGEELFGFVLQKIGCTKAEYRRVQTLELVDCILKSWAGDDSSASKVLKKHLSQLCELIQEVLTKIPENKSRRQEVRRFCTRVLQTVTKLNLKDRFQKKLNPETLSLCEAQLGAAFVRFQK